A window from Mangifera indica cultivar Alphonso chromosome 2, CATAS_Mindica_2.1, whole genome shotgun sequence encodes these proteins:
- the LOC123208675 gene encoding phosphoribosylaminoimidazole carboxylase, chloroplastic-like: MLQSGVFSKHAEFVFGSSFSFNPSFHKLSLPRPCKVSFLMEKHSRKFYKNPVLACRSSRDSHDSSTTRKDHTPVHGLSELVVGVLGGGQLGRMLCQAASQMAIKVMVLDPLENCPASALSYHHVVGSFDNSAMVEEFAKRCGVLTVEIEHVDVATLQKLEEQGVDCQPKASTIRIIQDKFLQKVHFSQHGIPLPEFMQIDDLESARRAGDQFGYPLMIKSKRLAYDGRGNAVAKSEEELSFAITALGGFDRGLYVEKWAPFVKELAVIVARGRDNSILCYPVVETIHKENICHIVKSPAVVPWEIKKLANDVAYQAVSSLEGAGVFAVELFLTNDGQILLNEVAPRVHNSGHHTIESCYTSQFEQHLRAIVGLPLGDPSMKCPAAIMYNLLGEDEGESGFHLASRLIERALRIPGATVHWYDKPEMRKQRKMGHITIVGPSIGTVEARLNSMLEEESPGCPSVDPPCVGIIMSSDSDLHVMKDAARILSMFGVANEVRTVSEHQTLFSYASTARERGIQIIIAGDDGNLSGMVAGLSGLPVISVPLCSSKLDGKQSAEGPIARVAVNDARSAALFTAKTLGSGGDANILERVNQFLEDEKQLHCTDSPVKAKPAAESSTAVAHSHRFRPGADSIELVIFRMLQNIVLSKSIESVFAPNFTFNSLFHKFSFGKPQKLNFLMENQLNMLCKNSNLTCQASRDSVGYSSPRTNDSLVQKVEESSSAKSAVAPPVGIIMNLDSDLTIMNEAAKILSICGVSYEVRTISAHQTPRMMLDYASSAQQRGIRIIIAGDSGAAHLPGMVAALTPLPVIGVPLRASALDGLDSLLSVVQMPRGVPVATVAIDNARSAGLLAAKMLGVNGNFDILARVSQYQEDAGDDILKKAEKLQKDGWSFIESLATPQVEIIMGSDSDLPVMKDAAKILSLFDVPYKVKIVSAHRTPEVMFSYASSALDRGTSIIIAGAGGAAHLPGMVAALTPLPVIGVPVRSSALSGIDSLLSIVQMRGDVPVATVAISNATNAGLLAVRMLGVGNADLLAKMSQYMKDMKDDILTKTEKLEKGGWESYLKHQQPY, translated from the exons ATGCTTCAAAGCGGTGTATTTTCCAAACACGCTGAATTTGTATTTGGTTCAAGTTTCAGTTTCAACCCTTCGTTTCATAAACTTTCACTTCCTAGGCCTTGTAAAGTCAGCTTTTTGATGGAAAAGCACAGCAGAAAGTTTTATAAAAATCCGGTTTTGGCATGCCGATCATCCCGTGACTCTCACGATTCTTCTACCACCAG GAAGGATCATACACCTGTTCATGGATTATCTGAACTGGTTGTTGGTGTTCTTGGAGGAGGGCAATTAGGTCGAATGTTATGCCAAGCGGCTTCACAGATGGCTATTAAAGTTATGGTTTTAGACCCGCTTGAAAACTGTCCAGCCAGTGCACTTTCTTATCATCATGTGGTTGGTAGTTTTGACAATAGTGCTATGGTTGAGGAATTCGCAAAGAG ATGTGGAGTGTTGACTGTTGAGATTGAACATGTTGATGTCGCCACATTGCAGAAGCTTGAAGAACAAGGAGTAGATTGTCAGCCTAAAGCCTCTACTATTCGGATAATCCAA GATAAATTCCTCCAAAAGGTTCATTTCTCTCAGCATGGAATTCCACTTCCTGAGTTCATGCAG ATAGATGATCTTGAAAGCGCTAGGAGAGCAGGCGACCAATTTGGCTACCCTCTTATGATCAAGAGCAAAAGATTAGCCTATGATGGACGTGGCAATGCTGTTGCCAAAAGTGAAGAGGAGCTTTCTTTTGCAATAACTG CCCTTGGGGGATTTGATCGCGGTTTATATGTTGAGAAATGGGCACCCTTTGTCAAG GAGCTGGCTGTCATTGTGGCTAGAGGAAGAGACAATTCTATCTTGTGCTACCCTGTTGTTGAAACAATTCACAA GGAAAACATTTGCCACATTGTCAAGTCACCTGCTGTTGTGCCATGGGAAATTAAGAAACTTGCCAATGATGTTGCATACCAAGCAGTTAGTTCGTTGGAAGGTGCCGGTGTGTTTGCAGTGGAGTTGTTTTTGACAAATGATGGGCAG ATTTTACTAAATGAAGTGGCTCCTAGAGTTCACAATAGTGGTCACCACACAATTGAGTCTTGTTACACCTCACAATTTGAGCAGCATTTACGTGCCATTGTTGGCCTTCCGCTTGGCGATCCGTCAATGAAATGTCCAGCTGCTATCATGTACAATTTACTGGGTGAAGATGAG GGGGAGTCTGGTTTCCATTTGGCAAGTAGATTGATTGAGAGGGCATTGAGAATTCCTGGGGCTACTGTTCATTGGTATGATAAGCCAG AAATGAGAAAGCAGCGGAAGATGGGTCATATAACTATTGTGGGGCCATCTATAGGCACTGTAGAAGCACGGCTAAATTCAATGCTGGAGGAAGAGAGTCCTGGTTGTCCTTCTGTAG ACCCTCCATGTGTTGGAATCATCATGAGCTCTGATTCAGATCTTCATGTGATGAAGGATGCTGCGAGGATACTGAGCATGTTTGGTGTAGCTAATGAG gTAAGAACAGTTTCAGAACATCAGACTTTGTTTTCTTATGCCTCAACTGCTCGGGAGCGTGgcattcaaattataattgcTGGTGATGATGGGAACTTGTCAG gtATGGTTGCTGGCCTTTCTGGCTTACCTGTTATCAGTGTCCCTCTTTGCTCTTCTAAATTGGATGGAAAG CAGTCTGCAGAAGGCCCTATTGCAAGAGTTGCTGTAAACGATGCAAGAAGTGCAGCTTTGTTCACGGCAAAGACATTGGGGTCTGGCGGTGACGCCAACATACTTGAAAG GGTGAACCAGTTTCTGGAAGACGAGAAACAGT TACACTGCACTGACTCACCTGTAAAAGCCAAGCCTGCCGCGGAATCAAGTACAGCCGTCGCCCACAGCCACCGTTTCCGTCCTGGTGCTGATAGCATAGAGCTAGTGATATTTAGGATGCTTCAGAACATTGTGCTTTCAAAAAGCATTGAGTCTGTTTTCGCTCCCAATTTCACCTTCAACTCTTTGtttcataaattttcatttgggaAACCTCAAAAACTAAACTTTCTGATGGAAAATCAACTTAACATGCTTTgtaaaaattcgaatttaacttgCCAAGCCTCACGCGACTCGGTCGGCTATTCTTCTCCCAG GACGAATGATTCACTTGTCCAGAAAGTTGAAGAAAGCTCAAGTGCCAAGTCTGCAG TTGCACCTCCTGTTGGGATCATCATGAACTTGGATTCAGATCTCACCATTATGAACGAGGCTGCAAAGATATTGAGCATATGTGGTGTATCGTATGAG GTTAGAACAATTTCAGCACATCAAACTCCTAGAATGATGCTTGATTATGCCTCATCTGCTCAGCAGCGAGGCATTCGGATCATCATTGCTGGTGATAGTGGTGCAGCCCACTTGCCAG GTATGGTTGCTGCACTTACTCCCTTACCTGTTATTGGTGTTCCTTTGCGTGCTTCGGCATTGGATGGACTCGATTCACTTTTATCAGTGGTGCAG ATGCCTAGAGGTGTCCCAGTTGCAACAGTTGCAATAGATAATGCAAGAAGTGCAGGCTTATTGGCAGCAAAGATGTTGGGGGTAAATGGCAATTTTGATATACTTGCAAG AGTGAGCCAGTATCAGGAAGATGCAGGGGATGATATCTTGAAAAAAGCAGAGAAGTTACAGAAAGATGGTTGGTCATTTATTGAATCCTTGG CTACCCCACAAGTTGAGATAATCATGGGTTCCGATTCAGATTTGCCTGTTATGAAGGATGCTGCTAAGATCCTTAGCTTATTTGATGTGCCTTATAAG GTTAAAATAGTTTCAGCACATCGGACTCCAGAAGTGATGTTTTCTTATGCCTCTTCTGCTCTGGATCGAGGCACTTCCATCATCATTGCAGGTGCTGGTGGTGCAGCCCACTTGCCAG GTATGGTTGCTGCACTTACTCCCTTGCCTGTTATTGGTGTTCCTGTGCGGTCTTCTGCATTGAGTGGAATTGACTCACTCTTATCAATTGTGCAG ATGCGCGGGGATGTCCCTGTTGCAACAGTCGCAATAAGTAATGCAACAAATGCAGGTTTGTTAGCAGTAAGGATGTTGGGGGTTGGGAATGCTGATCTACTGGCAAA aaTGAGCCAGTATATGAAAGACATGAAAGACGATATCTTGACAAAAACTGAGAAGCTAGAGAAAGGTGGTTGGGAGTCTTATTTGAAGCATCAACAACCATATTAA
- the LOC123208414 gene encoding myosin-binding protein 1, whose translation MAARGNSAVKQQRTSLNFRRALAAAFLEWLLILFLIIDAIFSYLITRFARYCELQTPCLLCSRLDHILGNKKLKCYWDLFCGNHKLEISSLVFCHAHNKLVDVHGMCENCLFSFATVNKSNTETYRLLVGKLGEGSCLGYDEEPLPHGHHNDNQSSIRHCSCCNEPWIPRGYAQKLIQTKSFGSQTSELDLPVSYAGEHSLHYSKKRNEKWSVPIRATHMESSRPDPLSHVGYSELKITSDTESEVLLSDDDDADAVIHETSGPKDDFAHKCVQMEPHVFTLSHESVLEKLVDPAIAPEALISVSQLQSDITLPDNDRSIESTTAVRHGLEELNWELIDFKADPSALAELISLNDVPPSSYAGKTSIDVSKDSELINHIVPPPSNSRESLVDATKQTKLISLNEVSPSSNAGTPTNVSEESGLNYHDVLPSSNSRESLVDATKESKLIFYQVHFSSDAESPVDVSEESKRISANVVPLSAKGRDTPPEVSEDSKVILPDYVPPMSNAAQSPIDVSEESKLISISKISPTGKDTTSEVSKDSKVILLDDVPPMSNATESAVNVSVESKIISVDDAPSQSNGRDTPAVSNDSKVILPDDVPPLSNDTESPIEAPKESCISSDENEQTSNCKTGSEPNTSDETVMERNPLSSDTGLQASNLLDLSDAYKVAVGNRGRQLSGLLAEQWNGKDSSRLSEDLKLLLSQLSATRGFEQVLSDVSPKVSLNSDDSSSNGMQLLQKRISLERNESGFESLDGSTVSEIEGESVVDRLKRQVEHDKKLLSALYRELEEERNASAVAVNQSMAMITRLQEEKASLHMEALQNLRMMEEQAEYDMEALQKTNDLLAEKEKEIQDLEEEVQFYQKKFPNAYMMGNILEPTQDCKEREIKKDHSEDTCGEDRAGSVTNSVIKNLKTDTPSEDIHTAAVKNSLLDFEDERSYILRSLKKLEKKLYMFSYNGLCSDLHNGEYSGNGVNISDSEDINCKVDPQANSRTEGSDLSTLNDDSASRGSPRAHGHVSSHKKPQLSTEENTELNCSEQTSLLCGGTNLTSLGDEVADLNERLEALEADQNFLELTIKSLKNGEEGTRFIQEIASHLRELRRIGLRRDDTFA comes from the exons ATGGCTGCCAGGGGAAATTCAGCTGTTAAACAGCAGAGAACTTCCCTGAATTTTCGCAGAGCATTGGCAGCAGCTTTTCTTGAATGGTTGTTGATACTTTTCTTGATCATTGATGCTATATTTTCATACCTAATTACTAGATTTGCCCGGTATTGTGAATTGCAAACCCCGTGTCTGCTTTGCTCTAGACTTGACCACATATTgggcaataaaaaattaaaatgttattggGATTTGTTCTGTGGTAATCATAAATTGGAGATCTCATCCTTAGTTTTCTGCCATGCACACAATAAGCTTGTAGATGTCCATGGAATGTGTGAAAATTGCCTGTTCTCATTTGCCACAGTCAACAAATCCAACACTGAAACATACAGGTTGTTGGTCGGCAAGTTGGGGGAGGGTTCTTGCCTTGGATATGATGAGGAACCATTGCCTCATGGTCATCACAACGATAATCAATCAAGTATTAGGCATTGTTCTTGCTGCAATGAACCATGGATCCCAAGAGGGTATGCCCAAAAACTTATACAGACTAAATCATTTGGGTCCCAGACTTCTGAACTTGATTTGCCTGTATCTTATGCTGGTGAACATAGCCTGCATTACTCCaagaagagaaatgaaaaatgGTCAGTTCCAATAAGAGCTACTCATATGGAGAGTAGCAGGCCAGATCCACTGTCTCATGTAGGGTACTCAGAGCTGAAGATTACTTCAGATACTGAATCTGAAGTGCTTTTatctgatgatgatgatgcagaTGCTGTAATCCATGAAACTAGTGGTCCCAAGGATGATTTTGCACATAAATGTGTGCAGATGGAGCCACACGTTTTTACCCTGTCACATGAATCAGTTTTAGAAAAATTAGTAGATCCTGCCATTGCACCTGAGGCTTTAATTTCTGTCTCACAGTTACAATCAGATATCACCCTTCCTGATAATGACAGATCCATAGAATCCACTACTGCAGTTAGACATGGCTTGGAGGAACTGAATTGGGAACTAATTGACTTCAAGGCTGATCCTTCTGCACTTGCTGAGTTGATTTCCCTCAATGATGTTCCTCCATCATCATATGCAGGAAAAACTTCTATTGATGTGTCAAAAGACAGTGAACTGATCAACCATATTGTCCCTCCACCATCAAATTCTAGGGAATCTCTTGTTGATGCAACTAAACAGACAAAGCTTATTTCCCTTAATGAGGTCTCTCCATCATCCAATGCTGGAACTCCCACAAATGTATCAGAGGAAAGTGGGCTTAATTATCATGATGTCCTTCCATCATCAAATTCAAGGGAATCTCTAGTTGATGCAACCAAAGAGAGCAAGCTTATTTTTTATCAGGTTCATTTCTCATCAGATGCTGAAAGTCCTGTTGATGTATCAGAGGAGAGCAAGCGTATTTCTGCCAATGTTGTTCCTTTGTCAGCAAAGGGCAGGGATACTCCTCCTGAAGTGTCAGAAGATAGCAAAGTTATTCTCCCTGATTATGTCCCACCAATGTCCAATGCTGCTCAATCTCCTATTGATGTATCAGAGGAGAGCAAGCTTATTTCTATCAGTAAGATCTCACCAACTGGCAAGGATACCACTTCTGAAGTATCAAAAGATAGCAAAGTTATTCTCCTAGATGATGTTCCACCAATGTCTAATGCTACTGAATCTGCTGTTAATGTATCAGTGGAGAGCAAAATTATTTCTGTTGATGATGCCCCCTCACAATCAAATGGTAGGGATACTCCAGCAGTGTCAAATGACAGCAAAGTTATTCTCCCTGATGATGTCCCACCGTTATCTAACGACACTGAATCTCCTATTGAAGCACCAAAGGAGAGCT GCATTTCAAGTGATGAAAATGAGCAGACGTCTAACTGCAAGACCGGAAGTGAGCCAAATACTTCAGATGAAACAGTTATGGAAAGGAATCCTCTATCAAGTGATACTGGTCTTCAAGCATCCAATTTATTGGACCTCAGCGATGCTTATAAGGTGGCTGTTGGCAACCGAGGAAGACAATTGTCTGGACTGCTTGCTGAACAGTGGAATGGGAAGGATTCTTCTAGACTTAGTGAAGATCTGAAACTTTTGTTGTCACAACTATCTGCCACTCGAGGGTTTGAACAGGTACTGTCTGATGTTAGTCCTAAAGTGTCCTTGAACAGTGATGATTCTAGCTCTAATGGGATGCAACTTCTTCAAAAGAGGATTTCACTTGAGAGAAATGAATCTGGTTTTGAATCTCTGGATGGAAGCACTGTCAGCGAAATTGAAGGGGAAAGTGTGGTTGATCGGTTGAAACGGCAGGTTGAGCATGATAAGAAATTGTTGAGTGCTTTGTATAGGGAattggaagaagaaagaaatgctTCAGCTGTAGCTGTAAATCAATCAATGGCGATGATTACTAGACTTCAGGAGGAGAAGGCATCACTCCACATGGAAGCCTTGCAGAACTTGAGAATGATGGAGGAGCAAGCTGAGTATGACATGGAAGCACTGCAAAAGACAAATGACCTTCTAGcagagaaggagaaggagattCAAGATCTAGAAGAAGAAGTTcagttttatcaaaaaaagtTCCCAAATGCATATATGATGGGGAACATATTGGAGCCAACTCAAGACTGCAAGGAAAGAGAGATCAAAAAGGATCATTCAGAAGATACTTGTGGTGAAGATAGGGCAGGTAGTGTTACGAACTCAgttataaaaaatcttaaaactgaTACACCATCTGAAGATATTCATACAGCTGCTGTGAAGAATTCACTTTTAGATTTTGAAGATGAAAGGTCGTATATTTtacgaagtttgaaaaaattggagAAGAAGCTTTATATGTTCTCATATAATGGGCTTTGCTCCGACTTGCATAATGGTGAATATTCTGGAAATGGAGTTAACATAAGTGATTCAGAGGATATCAACTGTAAAGTGGATCCTCAAGCAAACAGCAGAACAGAAGGGAGTGACTTGTCAACGCTAAATGATGATTCTGCATCACGAGGGAGTCCACGTGCTCATGGACATGTTTCCTCGCACAAAAAACCTCAGCTTTCTACTGAGGAAAATACTGAATTGAATTGTAGTGAGCAAACTTCTCTCCTCTGTGGAGGGACAAATTTAACTTCTCTTGGTGATGAGGTTGCTGATCTGAACGAGAGATTGGAAGCACTTGAGGCAGACCAGAACTTTCTTGAGCTCACAATTAAATCACTCAAAAATGGAGAAGAGGGAACTAGATTCATTCAGGAGATAGCTTCACACCTGCGAGAATTACGACGGATTGGGTTAAGAAGAGATGATACTTTTGCTTGA